The following coding sequences lie in one Phragmites australis chromosome 8, lpPhrAust1.1, whole genome shotgun sequence genomic window:
- the LOC133926379 gene encoding serine carboxypeptidase II-2-like isoform X2 has translation MPSASRSAGAIGLLLFLAAAGAAAGGAAWRGEQEGDRVPRVPGQAFNTSFAHYAGYVTVSEQRGAALFYWFFEAAQDPGSKPLVLWLNGGPGCSSIAFGLGEEVGPFHVNADGKGVHLNPYSWNKVANILFLDSPVGVGYSYSNTSDDALRNGDERTAKDSLAFLLKWLERFPQYKGREFYLTGESYAGHYVPQLAQAIKRHHEATGDKSINLKGYMVGNALTDDFHDHYGIFQFMWTTGLISDQTYRLLNIFCDYQSFVHTSPQCEKIIDIASAEAGNIDSYSIFTPTCHASFAASKNKVMKRLHSVGKMGEQYDPCTEKHSIIYFNLAEVQKALHVSPVIGKSTWETCSGDTDAVIPVTSTRYSIDALKLPTVTPWHAWYDDDGEVGGWSQEYKGLTFVTVRGAGHEVPLHRPKQALTLFKSFLAGSPMPVQSNVRSDM, from the exons ATGCCGAGCGCCTCCCGATCCGCCGGAGCCATCGGGCTCCTCCTTTTcctggccgccgccggcgctgcAGCGGGTGGGGCGGCGTGGCGGGGGGAGCAGGAAGGGGACCGGGTGCCGCGCGTGCCGGGGCAGGCCTTCAACACGAGCTTCGCGCACTACGCCGGGTACGTCACCGTCAGCGAGCAGCGGGGCGCAGCGCTCTTCTACTGGTTCTTCGAGGCCGCGCAAGACCCGGGGTCCAAGCCCCTGGTGCTCTGGCTCAACGGAG GGCCTGGGTGCTCGTCAATTGCCTTTggacttggagaagaagtgggaCCTTTCCATGTTAATGCAGATGGAAAGGGTGTACATCTGAATCCTTATTCTTGGAACAAAG TTGCAAATATATTGTTCCTTGATTCACCAGTTGGTGTTGGCTATTCATATTCAAACACCTCTGACGATGCTTTAAGAAATGGGGACGAGAGGACTG CCAAGGATTCATTGGCGTTCTTACTGAAGTGGCTTGAACGATTTCCACAGTACAAGGGTCGTGAATTTTATTTGACAGGAGAGAGTTATGCTG GTCACTACGTTCCTCAATTGGCTCAAGCCATAAAGAGGCACCATGAGGCTACTGGAGACAAATCAATTAATCTAAAGGGCTACATG GTAGGAAATGCTCTGACGGATGATTTCCATGACCACTATGgaatatttcaattcatgtgGACCACCGGTTTGATCTCTGATCAAACATACAGGCTgctgaatattttctgtgactATCAGTCCTTTGTGCATACATCTCCACAGTGTGAGAAGATTATTGATATCGCTAGTGCTGAAGCTGGGAACATCGATTCATATAGCATCTTCACACCTACTTGTCATGCATCTTTTGCCGCCTCCAAGAACAAAGTGATGAAAAGGCTACAT TCTGTTGGAAAAATGGGAGAGCAGTATGATCCATGCACAGAAAAGCATTCAATTATATACTTCAATCTAGCTGAGGTTCAAAAGGCACTTCATGTTAGTCCAGTCATTGGCAAATCAACATGGGAGACCTGCAG TGGAGATACAGATGCAGTGATTCCAGTGACATCAACTAGATACAGTATCGATGCTCTCAAGCTTCCAACAGTAACTCCTTGGCATGCTTGGTACGACGATGATGGCGAG GTTGGTGGCTGGAGTCAAGAGTACAAGGGACTCACCTTTGTGACCGTGAGGGGTGCAGGTCATGAAGTTCCTCTTCATCGGCCCAAACAGGCTCTCACACTCTTCAAATCATTCTTGGCTGGGAGCCCAATGCCCGTGCAATCCAATGTACGCAGTGACATGTAA
- the LOC133926379 gene encoding serine carboxypeptidase II-2-like isoform X3: protein MPSASRSAGAIGLLLFLAAAGAAAGGAAWRGEQEGDRVPRVPGQAFNTSFAHYAGYVTVSEQRGAALFYWFFEAAQDPGSKPLVLWLNGVANILFLDSPVGVGYSYSNTSDDALRNGDERTAKDSLAFLLKWLERFPQYKGREFYLTGESYAGHYVPQLAQAIKRHHEATGDKSINLKGYMVGNALTDDFHDHYGIFQFMWTTGLISDQTYRLLNIFCDYQSFVHTSPQCEKIIDIASAEAGNIDSYSIFTPTCHASFAASKNKVMKRLHSVGKMGEQYDPCTEKHSIIYFNLAEVQKALHVSPVIGKSTWETCSEVVNAHWGDCERSVLHIYHELMQYGLRIWMFSGDTDAVIPVTSTRYSIDALKLPTVTPWHAWYDDDGEVGGWSQEYKGLTFVTVRGAGHEVPLHRPKQALTLFKSFLAGSPMPVQSNVRSDM, encoded by the exons ATGCCGAGCGCCTCCCGATCCGCCGGAGCCATCGGGCTCCTCCTTTTcctggccgccgccggcgctgcAGCGGGTGGGGCGGCGTGGCGGGGGGAGCAGGAAGGGGACCGGGTGCCGCGCGTGCCGGGGCAGGCCTTCAACACGAGCTTCGCGCACTACGCCGGGTACGTCACCGTCAGCGAGCAGCGGGGCGCAGCGCTCTTCTACTGGTTCTTCGAGGCCGCGCAAGACCCGGGGTCCAAGCCCCTGGTGCTCTGGCTCAACGGAG TTGCAAATATATTGTTCCTTGATTCACCAGTTGGTGTTGGCTATTCATATTCAAACACCTCTGACGATGCTTTAAGAAATGGGGACGAGAGGACTG CCAAGGATTCATTGGCGTTCTTACTGAAGTGGCTTGAACGATTTCCACAGTACAAGGGTCGTGAATTTTATTTGACAGGAGAGAGTTATGCTG GTCACTACGTTCCTCAATTGGCTCAAGCCATAAAGAGGCACCATGAGGCTACTGGAGACAAATCAATTAATCTAAAGGGCTACATG GTAGGAAATGCTCTGACGGATGATTTCCATGACCACTATGgaatatttcaattcatgtgGACCACCGGTTTGATCTCTGATCAAACATACAGGCTgctgaatattttctgtgactATCAGTCCTTTGTGCATACATCTCCACAGTGTGAGAAGATTATTGATATCGCTAGTGCTGAAGCTGGGAACATCGATTCATATAGCATCTTCACACCTACTTGTCATGCATCTTTTGCCGCCTCCAAGAACAAAGTGATGAAAAGGCTACAT TCTGTTGGAAAAATGGGAGAGCAGTATGATCCATGCACAGAAAAGCATTCAATTATATACTTCAATCTAGCTGAGGTTCAAAAGGCACTTCATGTTAGTCCAGTCATTGGCAAATCAACATGGGAGACCTGCAG TGAAGTCGTTAATGCTCATTGGGGGGACTGCGAAAGATCTGTGCTGCATATCTACCATGAACTTATGCAGTATGGGCTTCGTATATGGATGTTCAG TGGAGATACAGATGCAGTGATTCCAGTGACATCAACTAGATACAGTATCGATGCTCTCAAGCTTCCAACAGTAACTCCTTGGCATGCTTGGTACGACGATGATGGCGAG GTTGGTGGCTGGAGTCAAGAGTACAAGGGACTCACCTTTGTGACCGTGAGGGGTGCAGGTCATGAAGTTCCTCTTCATCGGCCCAAACAGGCTCTCACACTCTTCAAATCATTCTTGGCTGGGAGCCCAATGCCCGTGCAATCCAATGTACGCAGTGACATGTAA
- the LOC133926379 gene encoding serine carboxypeptidase II-2-like isoform X1 produces MPSASRSAGAIGLLLFLAAAGAAAGGAAWRGEQEGDRVPRVPGQAFNTSFAHYAGYVTVSEQRGAALFYWFFEAAQDPGSKPLVLWLNGGPGCSSIAFGLGEEVGPFHVNADGKGVHLNPYSWNKVANILFLDSPVGVGYSYSNTSDDALRNGDERTAKDSLAFLLKWLERFPQYKGREFYLTGESYAGHYVPQLAQAIKRHHEATGDKSINLKGYMVGNALTDDFHDHYGIFQFMWTTGLISDQTYRLLNIFCDYQSFVHTSPQCEKIIDIASAEAGNIDSYSIFTPTCHASFAASKNKVMKRLHSVGKMGEQYDPCTEKHSIIYFNLAEVQKALHVSPVIGKSTWETCSEVVNAHWGDCERSVLHIYHELMQYGLRIWMFSGDTDAVIPVTSTRYSIDALKLPTVTPWHAWYDDDGEVGGWSQEYKGLTFVTVRGAGHEVPLHRPKQALTLFKSFLAGSPMPVQSNVRSDM; encoded by the exons ATGCCGAGCGCCTCCCGATCCGCCGGAGCCATCGGGCTCCTCCTTTTcctggccgccgccggcgctgcAGCGGGTGGGGCGGCGTGGCGGGGGGAGCAGGAAGGGGACCGGGTGCCGCGCGTGCCGGGGCAGGCCTTCAACACGAGCTTCGCGCACTACGCCGGGTACGTCACCGTCAGCGAGCAGCGGGGCGCAGCGCTCTTCTACTGGTTCTTCGAGGCCGCGCAAGACCCGGGGTCCAAGCCCCTGGTGCTCTGGCTCAACGGAG GGCCTGGGTGCTCGTCAATTGCCTTTggacttggagaagaagtgggaCCTTTCCATGTTAATGCAGATGGAAAGGGTGTACATCTGAATCCTTATTCTTGGAACAAAG TTGCAAATATATTGTTCCTTGATTCACCAGTTGGTGTTGGCTATTCATATTCAAACACCTCTGACGATGCTTTAAGAAATGGGGACGAGAGGACTG CCAAGGATTCATTGGCGTTCTTACTGAAGTGGCTTGAACGATTTCCACAGTACAAGGGTCGTGAATTTTATTTGACAGGAGAGAGTTATGCTG GTCACTACGTTCCTCAATTGGCTCAAGCCATAAAGAGGCACCATGAGGCTACTGGAGACAAATCAATTAATCTAAAGGGCTACATG GTAGGAAATGCTCTGACGGATGATTTCCATGACCACTATGgaatatttcaattcatgtgGACCACCGGTTTGATCTCTGATCAAACATACAGGCTgctgaatattttctgtgactATCAGTCCTTTGTGCATACATCTCCACAGTGTGAGAAGATTATTGATATCGCTAGTGCTGAAGCTGGGAACATCGATTCATATAGCATCTTCACACCTACTTGTCATGCATCTTTTGCCGCCTCCAAGAACAAAGTGATGAAAAGGCTACAT TCTGTTGGAAAAATGGGAGAGCAGTATGATCCATGCACAGAAAAGCATTCAATTATATACTTCAATCTAGCTGAGGTTCAAAAGGCACTTCATGTTAGTCCAGTCATTGGCAAATCAACATGGGAGACCTGCAG TGAAGTCGTTAATGCTCATTGGGGGGACTGCGAAAGATCTGTGCTGCATATCTACCATGAACTTATGCAGTATGGGCTTCGTATATGGATGTTCAG TGGAGATACAGATGCAGTGATTCCAGTGACATCAACTAGATACAGTATCGATGCTCTCAAGCTTCCAACAGTAACTCCTTGGCATGCTTGGTACGACGATGATGGCGAG GTTGGTGGCTGGAGTCAAGAGTACAAGGGACTCACCTTTGTGACCGTGAGGGGTGCAGGTCATGAAGTTCCTCTTCATCGGCCCAAACAGGCTCTCACACTCTTCAAATCATTCTTGGCTGGGAGCCCAATGCCCGTGCAATCCAATGTACGCAGTGACATGTAA